A region of Candidatus Eremiobacteraceae bacterium DNA encodes the following proteins:
- the rplL gene encoding 50S ribosomal protein L7/L12, which translates to MAIQEILDHIDKLTVLELHELVKTLEEKFGVSASAPVMMAAAPGAAAAGAPAAEAKTEFDVVLTAAGDKKINVIKVVREVVAGLGLKEAKDLVEGAPKAVKTGVTKEEADAIKAKLEAEGAKVEIK; encoded by the coding sequence ATGGCGATTCAAGAAATTCTCGATCACATCGACAAACTCACCGTGCTCGAGCTGCACGAACTAGTCAAGACGCTGGAAGAGAAGTTCGGCGTCAGCGCTTCGGCGCCGGTGATGATGGCTGCGGCGCCCGGTGCGGCGGCCGCGGGTGCTCCCGCCGCCGAAGCCAAGACCGAGTTCGACGTCGTGCTGACGGCCGCCGGCGACAAGAAGATCAACGTCATCAAAGTCGTGCGCGAAGTCGTCGCCGGTCTCGGCCTCAAAGAGGCTAAGGATCTCGTCGAAGGCGCGCCCAAGGCTGTGAAGACCGGCGTGACCAAGGAAGAAGCCGACGCGATCAAAGCCAAACTCGAGGCCGAAGGCGCGAAGGTCGAAATCAAG